In Variovorax paradoxus, a single genomic region encodes these proteins:
- a CDS encoding sigma-54-dependent Fis family transcriptional regulator: MSEAQWPSVRVEQAREMFFVQGRDPAPWIAPHISRSWQRSRPVDHQYIDPAPMALALLRERREQSMRLLDCAQPELDGLAEHAIGNGCVVILSDASGLILEEIGSPDFLPKAERIALQPGVEWSENNRGTNAIGTALAEREALMVLGGEHYLAQNGALGCAAAPIFTGRGELAGALDISGETVRVNTHALGLVRMAAQQVEHRMLLAEAQGHVLRFHARPALIGTAREGLMVIEGGRIVAANRVALELFGRSWDGLLDLEARDFLGPNWPRMEHRRSLLTLPGGRQIATVMERTSTRGGARPMARRADAPAATGAARPEADDILPLLDKAVRVLNEGVSVLVNGETGSGKEVFSRRLHAASRRAAGPFVAVDCASLPETLIESELFGYDEGAFTGARRKGMAGRIREAHGGVLFLDEIAEIPLALQTRLLRVLEERVVTPLGGGQGVAVDFDLVCATHGDLPALVKAGRFRADLMYRVAGFTVALPPLSRRADRHTLIARLFLESGGAAKHLRLESDALEALAAYRWPGNVRELRSTLRAVVALADTGDSVTAAALPAHLLGTHAAPTTDAATEAALAPQAGPLQAITRHAIDEALKACDHDVSKAARRLGVHRSTVYRHIARQRGKPSAV; encoded by the coding sequence ATGAGTGAAGCGCAGTGGCCATCGGTCAGGGTCGAACAGGCCCGTGAAATGTTCTTCGTGCAGGGCCGCGACCCCGCACCGTGGATCGCGCCGCACATCTCGCGCTCCTGGCAGCGCAGCCGCCCGGTCGACCACCAGTACATCGACCCGGCACCGATGGCGCTGGCCCTCTTGCGCGAGCGGCGCGAGCAGTCGATGCGGCTGCTGGACTGCGCCCAGCCCGAACTCGACGGGCTGGCCGAGCACGCCATAGGCAACGGCTGCGTGGTGATCCTGTCGGACGCCAGCGGGCTGATCCTCGAGGAAATAGGCAGCCCCGACTTCCTGCCCAAGGCCGAGCGCATCGCGCTGCAGCCCGGCGTGGAATGGTCGGAAAACAACCGCGGCACCAACGCCATCGGCACCGCGCTGGCCGAGCGCGAGGCGCTGATGGTGCTGGGCGGCGAGCACTACCTGGCGCAGAACGGCGCGCTGGGCTGCGCGGCGGCCCCCATCTTCACCGGCCGGGGCGAACTGGCGGGCGCGCTCGACATCTCGGGCGAGACGGTGCGCGTGAACACGCATGCGCTGGGACTGGTTCGCATGGCCGCGCAGCAGGTGGAGCACCGCATGCTGCTGGCCGAGGCACAGGGCCATGTGCTGCGCTTCCATGCGCGGCCGGCACTGATCGGCACCGCGCGCGAGGGGCTGATGGTGATCGAGGGCGGCCGCATCGTCGCCGCCAACCGCGTGGCGCTGGAACTGTTCGGCCGCTCGTGGGACGGCCTGCTCGACCTGGAGGCCAGGGACTTTCTCGGCCCGAACTGGCCCCGCATGGAACACCGCCGCAGCCTGCTGACACTGCCGGGCGGGCGGCAGATCGCCACGGTGATGGAGCGCACGAGCACGCGCGGCGGCGCACGGCCGATGGCGCGGCGCGCCGACGCACCGGCGGCTACTGGAGCCGCTCGACCAGAGGCCGACGACATCCTGCCGCTGCTCGACAAGGCCGTGCGCGTGCTGAACGAAGGCGTGTCGGTGCTGGTCAACGGCGAGACCGGCAGCGGCAAGGAAGTGTTCTCGCGCCGCCTGCATGCCGCGAGCCGCCGCGCCGCGGGCCCGTTCGTGGCGGTCGACTGTGCCTCGCTGCCGGAGACGCTGATCGAGTCGGAGCTGTTCGGCTACGACGAAGGCGCCTTCACCGGCGCACGGCGCAAGGGCATGGCGGGCCGAATCCGCGAAGCGCACGGCGGCGTGCTGTTCCTCGACGAGATCGCGGAGATTCCGCTGGCGCTGCAGACCAGGCTGCTGCGGGTGCTGGAAGAGCGCGTGGTCACGCCGCTGGGCGGCGGCCAGGGCGTGGCAGTGGACTTCGACCTGGTCTGCGCCACCCACGGCGACCTGCCGGCGCTGGTAAAGGCCGGCCGTTTCCGCGCCGACCTGATGTATCGCGTGGCGGGCTTCACCGTCGCCCTGCCTCCGCTGAGCCGGCGCGCCGACCGGCACACGCTGATCGCGCGGCTGTTCCTCGAATCGGGCGGCGCGGCCAAGCATCTGCGGCTGGAGAGCGACGCGCTCGAGGCACTGGCCGCCTACCGCTGGCCGGGCAATGTGCGGGAGCTGCGCAGCACGCTGCGCGCGGTGGTCGCGCTGGCCGACACCGGCGATTCGGTGACGGCTGCGGCGCTGCCCGCGCACTTGCTCGGCACGCATGCCGCGCCGACGACCGACGCAGCCACCGAAGCCGCACTGGCACCCCAGGCCGGCCCGCTGCAGGCCATCACCCGCCACGCCATCGACGAGGCGCTCAAGGCCTGCGACCACGACGTGTCCAAGGCCGCGCGGCGCCTGGGCGTGCATCGCAGCACCGTCTACCGCCATATCGCGCGCCAGCGCGGCAAGCCATCCGCCGTCTAG
- a CDS encoding nitroreductase produces MVNSQLRCLIALGQEQHLGRAAQASQVSQLELSEAIRQLEHEYGRPLIKPGPRFEGFTPQGEQVLAWARNFLRDSEALRRDLLAGRNESAIAPLLERRSVSPKRLRAPGPGPEHIDLILQAALRAPDHGGLHPWRVLEFREGQRAALADRFEEEKRRRDPLASPADLRRAREHATRPPVLLAFVVTPRARSKVPAREQWLAAGAALGNLLNAAHQLGFGAIMLSGERCFDPVLSAELGVKPEEFLAGFVSLGSVAEVPPARSHALPGQVWSAWMPQPTQETRDAPTRPPVAPLNLDIADDKT; encoded by the coding sequence ATGGTCAACAGTCAACTTCGCTGCCTCATCGCACTCGGCCAGGAGCAGCACCTCGGCCGCGCCGCGCAGGCCAGCCAGGTTTCCCAGCTCGAACTCTCGGAAGCCATCCGCCAGCTCGAACACGAGTACGGCCGGCCGCTGATCAAGCCCGGCCCGCGCTTCGAGGGCTTCACGCCGCAGGGCGAGCAGGTGCTGGCGTGGGCGCGCAACTTCCTGCGCGACAGCGAGGCGCTGCGCCGCGACCTGCTGGCCGGTCGCAACGAAAGCGCGATCGCCCCGCTGCTGGAGCGCCGCTCCGTCTCGCCGAAGCGGCTGCGTGCGCCCGGCCCGGGGCCGGAGCACATCGACCTGATCCTGCAGGCCGCCCTGCGCGCGCCCGACCACGGCGGGCTGCACCCCTGGCGCGTGCTCGAGTTCCGCGAAGGCCAGCGCGCCGCCCTGGCCGACCGCTTCGAGGAAGAAAAGCGCCGCCGCGACCCGCTCGCCTCGCCCGCCGACCTGCGCCGCGCGCGCGAGCACGCCACGCGCCCGCCCGTGCTGCTGGCCTTCGTCGTCACGCCGCGCGCCCGCAGCAAGGTGCCGGCGCGCGAGCAGTGGCTGGCCGCCGGCGCGGCGCTGGGCAACCTGCTCAATGCGGCGCACCAGCTCGGCTTCGGCGCCATCATGCTCAGCGGCGAACGCTGCTTCGACCCCGTGCTGTCCGCCGAACTGGGCGTGAAGCCCGAGGAGTTCCTGGCCGGTTTCGTGAGCCTGGGCAGCGTGGCCGAGGTGCCGCCGGCGCGCAGCCATGCGCTGCCCGGCCAGGTGTGGTCGGCCTGGATGCCACAGCCGACCCAAGAAACCCGAGACGCGCCGACCCGGCCGCCCGTTGCCCCACTGAACCTGGACATTGCCGATGACAAAACCTGA
- a CDS encoding M24 family metallopeptidase: protein MTKPEAGRTEATGAKFSLRSMQHARSLSQRAVRQIASGIRPGMTHAQAHDLALATLHKLEMERNWHPIVIRFGTDTLKIFREQSDPASVLGAQDIFFVDIGPVWEGHEGDAGDTFVTGDDPQMHACAEAARTLWHDVAARWRADRLSGAALYAYAAERAEAMGWRLNLDIKGHRVCDFPHAIYQAGRLGDFGLCPATGIWILEIQIAHPTRPFGAFYEDLLMDDDVQAEAAAPGAANAEAATEQLFSYGTLQLQSVQLATFGRRLNGRLDSLPGYRLEQLEIKDAAVVATSGETHHPIVAPSGAGADRVEGSVFAVTPAELAHADAYEVDDYRRERVTLASGLTAWAYVDARSSPGG from the coding sequence ATGACAAAACCTGAAGCCGGACGCACCGAAGCCACCGGCGCGAAGTTCTCACTGCGCTCGATGCAGCACGCACGCAGCCTCTCGCAACGCGCGGTGCGGCAGATCGCCTCGGGCATCCGCCCCGGCATGACCCACGCCCAGGCGCACGACCTGGCCCTGGCCACGCTGCACAAGCTGGAGATGGAGCGCAACTGGCACCCCATCGTCATCCGCTTCGGCACGGACACGCTCAAGATCTTCAGGGAGCAATCGGACCCGGCCAGCGTGCTGGGTGCGCAGGACATCTTCTTCGTCGACATCGGCCCGGTCTGGGAAGGCCACGAAGGCGACGCCGGCGACACCTTCGTGACCGGCGACGACCCGCAGATGCACGCCTGCGCCGAGGCCGCGCGCACGCTGTGGCATGACGTGGCCGCGCGCTGGCGCGCCGACCGCCTGAGCGGCGCCGCGCTCTATGCCTACGCCGCCGAGCGCGCCGAGGCCATGGGCTGGCGGCTGAACCTCGACATCAAGGGCCACCGCGTGTGCGACTTTCCGCATGCCATCTACCAGGCCGGCCGGCTCGGCGACTTCGGCCTGTGCCCGGCCACCGGCATCTGGATCCTGGAAATCCAGATCGCCCACCCGACGCGCCCCTTCGGCGCCTTCTACGAAGACCTGCTGATGGACGACGACGTGCAGGCCGAAGCCGCCGCGCCGGGTGCGGCCAACGCAGAGGCCGCCACGGAGCAGCTTTTCTCCTACGGCACGCTGCAGCTGCAATCGGTGCAGCTCGCCACCTTCGGCCGCCGACTGAATGGCCGCCTCGACAGCCTGCCGGGCTACCGGCTGGAGCAGCTCGAAATCAAGGACGCGGCGGTGGTCGCGACCAGCGGCGAGACGCACCACCCCATCGTCGCCCCGAGCGGCGCGGGGGCGGACCGGGTCGAGGGCTCGGTCTTTGCCGTCACCCCGGCCGAGCTGGCCCACGCGGATGCCTACGAGGTCGACGACTACCGGCGCGAACGCGTCACGCTGGCCTCGGGCCTCACGGCCTGGGCCTACGTGGACGCGCGCTCGTCGCCGGGCGGCTGA
- a CDS encoding class I SAM-dependent methyltransferase, producing MTHSKPARRLSAVPSTLRIPLAARASGDAMFPQVAVRDAYAAGILEQIRDDGSALPEDRATIYGILSRTRRFRSLAQDFLKEHPGARVVNMGCGLSHYFQWLDDDKSRMTDADLPEVLELRRELIPETHERHDLRTLDLTAPDWWEQLGLPRKRNARPVFLFTEGVLMYLQPEQVQAVFATFGERAPAGSVLAFDAMCWLAVGRAKQHPSVRTTGAEFHWGIRRESELTQSHPRLRLDGTYRVMEGIGLPYMLFAPMVMMLLGVPLYAVYALKATDPA from the coding sequence ATGACACACAGCAAACCCGCGCGGCGCCTGTCGGCCGTGCCTTCCACCTTGCGGATTCCCCTGGCCGCGCGGGCCTCGGGCGACGCGATGTTTCCGCAGGTGGCCGTGCGGGACGCCTATGCCGCCGGCATCCTCGAGCAGATCCGAGACGACGGCAGCGCGCTGCCCGAAGACCGGGCGACCATCTACGGCATCCTCTCGCGCACGCGCCGCTTCCGCAGCCTCGCGCAGGACTTCCTGAAGGAGCACCCCGGCGCCCGCGTGGTCAACATGGGCTGCGGCCTGAGCCATTACTTCCAGTGGCTGGACGACGACAAATCGCGCATGACCGACGCCGACCTGCCTGAAGTGCTGGAGCTGCGCCGCGAACTCATCCCCGAGACCCACGAGCGCCACGACCTGCGCACGCTCGACCTGACCGCGCCCGACTGGTGGGAGCAACTGGGGCTGCCGCGCAAGCGCAATGCGCGGCCGGTCTTCCTGTTCACCGAAGGCGTGCTGATGTATCTGCAGCCTGAGCAGGTGCAGGCGGTGTTTGCCACCTTCGGCGAACGCGCGCCCGCGGGGTCGGTGCTGGCCTTCGACGCCATGTGCTGGCTGGCCGTGGGCCGCGCGAAGCAGCATCCCTCGGTGCGCACCACGGGTGCCGAGTTCCACTGGGGCATTCGCCGCGAATCCGAATTGACGCAGTCGCACCCCCGGCTGCGGCTGGACGGCACCTACCGGGTGATGGAGGGCATCGGCCTGCCCTACATGCTGTTCGCGCCGATGGTGATGATGCTGCTCGGTGTGCCGCTGTATGCGGTGTATGCGCTGAAGGCCACCGACCCCGCCTAG
- a CDS encoding glucan biosynthesis protein, translating to MLDRRSFLAAGGAAAALAALGLPTEALAANGLQLSQPSPFSFDALVAQAKALAAQPYVAAAPLAPEVLDRIDYDAHGKIKFDPANALFRDGPGAFPVTFFHLGRFFQTPVRMHVLENAGGDAFAREVLYSPDYFSMPADSPAHQLPPGAGFAGFRLQESRLGDQAKLDWQKNDWVAFLGASYFRAIGELYQYGLSARGIALDVAVPDKPEEFPNFTRFYFETPAAGNTTSMTVYALLEGPSVTGVFKFVMQRTKAVIMDIDARLFMRRDVSRLGLVPLTSMYWYSETNKPTAIDWRPEVHDSDGLAIWNGAGERIWRPLNNPTQTRASAFADTRPRGFGLLQRDRNFDHYQDGVNYEKRPSLWIEPMGDWGEGSVQLIEIPTDDEIHDNIVAFWVPKADAKAGSSYSLQYRLHWTDQEPFPSPLAHCVATRIGRGGQPGQPRPQGVRKFMVEFIGQPLTTVPFGVKPEVVLTAARGKFSYVFAEAVPNGVPGHWRAQFDFTPEGNEPIDMRLYLKNGDQTLTETWLYQYQPG from the coding sequence ATGCTTGATCGCCGATCCTTCCTTGCCGCCGGTGGCGCCGCCGCCGCACTCGCCGCCCTGGGCCTGCCCACCGAGGCACTCGCCGCCAACGGCCTGCAACTGAGCCAGCCTTCCCCCTTCTCTTTCGACGCCCTGGTCGCGCAGGCCAAGGCGCTCGCCGCCCAGCCCTACGTGGCCGCGGCGCCGCTGGCTCCCGAAGTGCTCGACCGCATCGACTACGACGCGCACGGAAAGATCAAGTTCGACCCCGCCAACGCCCTCTTTCGCGACGGACCCGGGGCCTTTCCCGTCACCTTCTTCCACCTGGGCCGCTTCTTCCAGACGCCGGTGCGCATGCACGTGCTCGAAAACGCTGGCGGCGACGCCTTCGCGCGCGAAGTGCTCTACAGCCCCGACTACTTCTCGATGCCGGCCGACAGCCCCGCGCACCAGCTGCCGCCGGGCGCCGGCTTCGCGGGCTTTCGCCTGCAGGAAAGCCGCCTGGGCGACCAGGCCAAGCTCGACTGGCAGAAGAACGACTGGGTCGCCTTCCTGGGCGCTTCCTACTTCCGCGCGATCGGCGAGCTGTACCAGTACGGCCTGTCGGCACGCGGCATCGCGCTCGACGTGGCGGTGCCCGACAAGCCCGAGGAGTTCCCGAACTTCACGCGCTTCTACTTCGAGACGCCCGCCGCGGGCAACACCACCTCGATGACGGTCTACGCGCTGCTGGAAGGCCCGAGCGTCACCGGCGTGTTCAAGTTCGTCATGCAGCGCACCAAGGCCGTCATCATGGACATCGACGCGCGCCTCTTCATGCGCCGCGACGTGTCCCGCCTGGGCCTGGTGCCGCTCACCTCGATGTACTGGTACTCGGAAACCAACAAACCCACCGCCATCGACTGGCGCCCCGAAGTGCACGACTCCGACGGCCTGGCCATCTGGAACGGCGCGGGCGAGCGCATCTGGCGCCCGCTCAACAACCCTACGCAGACGCGCGCCTCGGCCTTTGCCGACACCCGGCCGCGCGGCTTCGGCCTGCTGCAGCGCGACCGCAACTTCGACCACTACCAGGACGGCGTGAACTACGAAAAGCGCCCGAGCCTGTGGATCGAGCCGATGGGCGACTGGGGCGAGGGCTCGGTGCAGCTCATCGAGATCCCGACCGACGACGAGATCCACGACAACATCGTCGCCTTCTGGGTGCCCAAGGCCGACGCCAAGGCGGGCTCTTCCTACAGCCTGCAGTACCGCCTGCACTGGACCGACCAGGAGCCGTTCCCCTCGCCGCTCGCGCACTGCGTGGCCACGCGCATCGGACGCGGCGGCCAGCCGGGGCAGCCGCGCCCGCAGGGGGTGCGCAAGTTCATGGTCGAATTCATCGGCCAGCCGCTGACCACCGTGCCCTTCGGCGTGAAGCCGGAAGTGGTGCTGACGGCGGCGCGCGGCAAGTTCTCTTACGTCTTTGCCGAAGCCGTGCCCAATGGCGTGCCGGGCCACTGGCGCGCGCAGTTCGACTTCACGCCCGAAGGCAACGAGCCGATCGACATGCGGCTCTACCTGAAGAACGGCGACCAGACGCTCACCGAGACCTGGCTGTACCAGTACCAGCCGGGGTGA
- a CDS encoding FKBP-type peptidyl-prolyl cis-trans isomerase has translation MKSFFCAALVSVLAIPAAFAQSAPVTTPSGLIYQSLKEGTGASPAATDVVKVHYRGTFPDTGKEFDSSYKRGEPTEFPLNGVIPCWTEGVQKMKPGGKAKLTCPPSIAYGARGAGGVIPPNATLNFEVELVSVTKR, from the coding sequence GTGAAGTCCTTTTTCTGTGCCGCTCTCGTGTCCGTCCTTGCCATTCCCGCCGCGTTCGCGCAGTCCGCGCCCGTGACCACGCCCAGCGGCCTGATCTACCAGTCGCTCAAGGAAGGCACCGGCGCCTCGCCCGCGGCCACCGACGTGGTCAAGGTGCACTACCGCGGCACCTTCCCCGACACCGGCAAGGAGTTCGACAGCTCCTACAAGCGCGGCGAACCCACCGAGTTCCCGCTCAACGGCGTGATTCCCTGCTGGACCGAAGGCGTGCAGAAGATGAAGCCGGGCGGCAAGGCCAAGCTGACCTGCCCGCCGTCGATCGCCTACGGCGCGCGCGGCGCCGGCGGCGTGATCCCGCCGAACGCCACGCTCAACTTCGAAGTCGAGCTGGTTTCCGTCACCAAGCGCTGA
- a CDS encoding ethanolamine ammonia-lyase subunit EutB has translation MRYSTSIAGQVFRFDDLKQVMAFASPARSGDYLAGIGAATAQQRMAARHVLADTPLKQFLTEALIPYESDNITRLIIDGHDAGAFAPVSHLTVGDFRNWLLSDAATTDALGALAPGLTPEMVAAVSKLMRNQDLVSVARKCRVVTRFRDTIGLPGHLAVRLQPNHPTDDLRGVAASTLDGLLYGAGDAVIGLNPASDSTPVLGQLLRMLDEVIQRFEIPTQSCVLTHVTNTLKLMEAGAPVDLVFQSIAGTEKANLSFGVTPELLDEAHAAALSLGRGTVGDNVMYFETGQGSALSANANFGVDQQTCEVRAYALARRYRPLLINTVVGFIGPEYLYDGKQIIRAGLEDHFSGKLLGLPIGCDICYTNHAEADQDDMDTLLVLLGTAGINFIMGIPGADDVMLNYQSTSFHDALFLRQTLGLKRAPEFEAWLQRMRITDTAGRLAPPSSNRLLADMGGLAALAR, from the coding sequence ATGCGCTACAGCACCTCCATCGCCGGGCAGGTCTTCCGCTTCGACGACCTGAAGCAGGTCATGGCATTCGCGAGCCCGGCGCGCTCGGGCGACTACCTCGCAGGCATCGGCGCGGCCACCGCGCAGCAGCGCATGGCGGCGCGCCACGTGCTGGCCGACACGCCGCTCAAGCAGTTCCTGACCGAGGCGCTGATTCCCTACGAGAGCGACAACATCACGCGCCTGATCATCGACGGCCATGACGCGGGCGCCTTCGCGCCCGTATCGCACCTCACGGTCGGCGACTTCCGCAACTGGCTGCTGTCCGACGCGGCCACAACCGACGCGCTCGGCGCGCTGGCGCCGGGCCTCACGCCCGAGATGGTGGCGGCCGTGTCCAAGCTCATGCGCAACCAGGACCTGGTGTCGGTCGCCAGAAAGTGTCGCGTGGTCACGCGCTTTCGCGACACCATCGGCCTGCCCGGCCACCTTGCCGTGCGCCTGCAGCCCAACCACCCGACCGACGACCTGCGCGGCGTGGCCGCCTCCACGCTCGACGGGCTGCTCTACGGCGCGGGAGACGCGGTGATCGGGCTCAACCCCGCGTCCGACAGCACGCCGGTGCTCGGCCAGTTGCTGCGCATGCTCGACGAGGTGATCCAGCGCTTCGAGATCCCCACGCAGAGCTGCGTGCTCACGCACGTGACCAACACGCTCAAGCTCATGGAGGCCGGCGCGCCGGTCGACCTGGTGTTCCAGTCGATCGCGGGCACCGAGAAGGCCAACCTCTCGTTCGGCGTGACGCCCGAGCTGCTCGACGAGGCGCATGCGGCGGCGCTGTCGCTCGGGCGCGGCACCGTGGGCGACAACGTCATGTACTTCGAGACCGGCCAGGGCAGCGCCCTCTCGGCCAACGCCAATTTCGGCGTCGACCAACAGACCTGCGAGGTGCGCGCCTATGCGCTGGCGCGGCGCTACAGGCCGCTGCTCATCAACACTGTCGTCGGCTTCATCGGGCCGGAGTACCTGTACGACGGCAAGCAGATCATCCGCGCCGGGCTCGAAGACCATTTCAGCGGCAAGCTGCTGGGCCTGCCCATCGGCTGCGACATCTGCTACACCAACCATGCCGAGGCCGACCAGGACGACATGGACACGCTGCTCGTGCTGTTGGGCACGGCGGGCATCAACTTCATCATGGGCATCCCCGGTGCCGACGACGTGATGCTCAACTACCAGAGCACCTCGTTCCACGACGCGCTGTTCCTGCGCCAGACGCTGGGCCTGAAGCGCGCGCCCGAGTTCGAGGCCTGGCTGCAGCGCATGCGGATCACCGACACCGCCGGGCGGCTCGCCCCGCCCTCCTCCAACCGGCTGCTGGCCGACATGGGCGGCCTCGCCGCGCTGGCCCGATGA
- the eutC gene encoding ethanolamine ammonia-lyase subunit EutC, translating to MSDSPVTPNPWAQWRAATPARLALGRAGAGMPTDETLRFGWAHAMARDAIHAALDVDALDGQLRSQRWEVARARSRAADRTTYLRRPDLGRQLDEDDATRLRGDRRYGCDVCIVIGDGLSSLAAARHAVPLLASLRAQLPPDTRFSPVVIATQARVALADEIGELFGAALSVMLIGERPGLSSPDSLGIYLTHSPRRGRHDAERNCISNVRPEGLTYEAAAFRLAWLMRESLRRGLTGVELKDESDLPSLE from the coding sequence ATGAGCGATTCGCCCGTCACACCCAACCCCTGGGCGCAATGGCGCGCCGCCACGCCCGCACGGCTGGCGCTGGGCCGCGCCGGCGCCGGCATGCCGACCGACGAAACGCTGCGCTTCGGCTGGGCGCACGCAATGGCGCGCGATGCCATTCACGCCGCGCTCGACGTCGATGCGCTCGATGGCCAACTGCGCAGCCAGCGCTGGGAAGTGGCCCGCGCGCGCAGCCGCGCCGCCGACCGCACCACCTATCTGCGCCGCCCAGACCTCGGCCGCCAGCTAGACGAGGACGACGCCACGCGCCTGCGCGGCGACCGGCGCTATGGCTGCGATGTCTGCATCGTGATCGGCGACGGCCTCTCGTCCCTCGCGGCCGCGCGGCATGCTGTGCCGCTGCTCGCGTCGTTGCGCGCGCAGCTGCCGCCGGACACGCGTTTCTCGCCCGTGGTGATCGCCACGCAGGCACGCGTCGCCCTGGCCGATGAAATAGGCGAGTTGTTCGGCGCGGCGCTGTCGGTGATGCTGATCGGCGAGCGGCCGGGCCTGAGTTCGCCCGACAGCCTCGGCATCTACCTGACGCACTCGCCCCGGCGCGGCCGGCACGACGCCGAGCGCAACTGCATCTCGAACGTACGGCCCGAAGGCCTGACCTACGAGGCAGCGGCGTTCAGGCTCGCATGGCTGATGCGCGAGTCATTGCGGCGCGGTCTGACAGGCGTCGAGCTGAAAGACGAGAGCGACCTTCCCTCGCTCGAGTAG